The nucleotide sequence CACCCGCTCCGACGCCTGTGGCCCCGGCACCCGCGCCGACGCCGGTGGCGGTCCTCCCGTCCGCGCTTCCGGTTGTGACGCTCCCGCCCGGTTACATCCTGATCGCACCGGACCTGGTCCAGCGGCCGGACGGCGTAATAGTGCCTTTGTCCACGCTCGTCATTCCCGCTCCCTAAAAAACGCAAGGGCCTGCATTTCGTGGCCCTCAGCCGGCTCCCGTAAGCTCGATGGCGGCGATCCCGCCAGCCGAAGACGTCAGGAAGCGAATCCCATGACCAGCCTTTACAGCATTCCCATCACGTTCAATGACGGCTCCGAAGGTGACTTCGGACGGTTCCAGGGCAAGGCTGTAATGGTGGTGAATGTGGCTTCGGAGTGCGGCTTCACCCGTCAATACGCGGGCCTTGAGGAACTGTACGGCAAGTACCGCGGGCAGGGACTGGAGATTCTCGGCGTCCCCTGCAACCAGTTCGGCGGCCAGGAGCCGGGTGCAGATGCGGAGATCGCGGAGTTCTGCGAGCGTAACTTTGGTGTCACGTTCCCGCTGACCAGCAAGGCGAACGTCCTGGGCAAGGAGCAGCACCCCCTTTTCGCCGAGCTCACCCGGGACGACGACGGCCAGCCCGTCAAGGTGAAGTGGAACTTCGAAAAGTTCGTCATTAACCGGGCGGGAGAACTCGTGGGGAGATTCCCATCCGCAGTGGAGCCTGACTCCGAAGACCTTTTGACGGCAGTGGAAAAGGCGTTGGCGTAAGCCGCCAAACCTGAAGGGAGGAAAGTAATTTTCCAACATTCCGCCGGAAATTAGCCAGTTGTTGGCTTGTTGTCTGGTTGGATTGGCCCTACTGGATTGACACGGGAGACGCCGTCTCCCACCAAACGCTAAGGCAAGCTATGGAGCTCATCGAGGCAGAGTACCCCCACCCAGGTCATGTGCTTTTGCACTTGAGCGATCTTCACCTGGTGGGTGGTCCAGGCACGCTCCACGGCTCAGTCGACAGTTCTGCCCGGTTGCAGGAGATCTGCCAACAGATCATTGCTTCCCGGATCAAGCCCGCGGCCATCATTTTTACCGGCGACCTCGCGGACAAGGGCGAGCTCGAAGCCTACAAACGCCTCCGCGTCATGATAGAGCCGGTCTGCGACGCCCTGGGCGCCAAGGCGATCTGGGCCATGGGAAACCATGACAACCGGGCCAACTTCCGCACCGCCTTCATGGACGCCTCGGAAGCAAGCCAGCCGCAGGACCCTGTTGACCGCAGCTACTTCGTCGATGGACTCCGCATCATTACCCTGGACACCACGGTCCCGGGCCACCATTACGGTGAACTGTCCGAGGCCCAGCTGGACTGGCTGGCAGCCGAGCTCGCGACCCCGGCGCCGGACGGCACCATCCTGGCGCTGCACCACCCGCCGGTCCCGTGCGTGCAGGACCTCGCGGTCCTGGTGGAGCTGCGCGGCCAGGCCGCGCTGGCCGCCGTCGTCCGTAATACCGACGTCCGGACCATCCTGGGTGGACACCTGCATTACTCCACGACGGCGAGCTTCGCCGGCATCCCGGTGTCCGTCGCCTCGGCGACGTGTTACACCCAGGACCTGGGCGTGCGCGCGGGCGGGCAACGGGGACGCGACGGCGCCCAGTCCTACAACATGATCCACGTGTACGAGCACACCATTGTGCACTCCGTGGTGCCGATGTCCGGCGGGGTCACCGTGGGCGAACCCGTGGACGCGGCGGAGGTTCAGCGGCGACTGGCCGCTGCCGGCATCCGCATCCCGCACGAGTCCCGTGTGGGGGCCCACACTTCCCCGGGAACGCTGACGTCGTCCTTGCCGCTTATTTCTCCCAAGGCGCCTTGACAGGGAAGTACTTCTCCAGGAAGTCGGTCACCAGCTCAGCTCGTTCTTCCGAGTCAACCTCAGGGAAGCTGCCGTCGTTCAGGCAGAAGAAGTCCATGTGACGCTTGGCCAAAAGCTTGGGCAGGTAGTGCAGCCCGGCCCACATGGTGGTGTCCACATACCTGACCTTGGCGGCGGTCTGCGTCACGGCGCGGCCGGTCAGCAGGGCGTAATAGTGGTACAGCGAGTTGGTGACCGAGATGTTGTCCGCGGCGCGGAAACGGCTGCCTGCGGTCTTGGCGAACTCGGCGGGGAATTCCTTCTCCATCTGTGCCACCACGCTGCGCCGTAACGGGGCAGCGGTATGCTCCAGGTGCCGCGTGGTGATGCGGCCGAACCGTTCCCAGAGAAGCTTGCGGTTGACGCGGGCGGCGTTCTCAAAGCCGCTGCGTTCGGCGTCGTTCTCGCCCAGGCCGATGCGGGTGTCCGCTTCGATGAACTTGGTGATGCCGCCGGGCGTGAAGAACATGTCCGGGCCCACGGGCCGGCCAAAGAACATGTCGTCATTCGAGTACAGGAAGTGCTCGGACAGGCCCTCGATGTGGTGGAGCTGGCACTCCACCGCCTGGGAGTTGTGGGTGGGCAGCACGGAAGGATCGGCGAAGAATTCCTCGCTCCGAACGATCGTCACGGCAGGGTGGTCGGCCAGCCACTCAGGGGCGGGAGAATCGGTGGCAATGAAGATCCGCCGGATCCACGGCGCAAACATGTGCACCGAACGCAGCGCGTACTTGAGTTCGTTGATCTGCCGGAATCGGGCCTCATGGTCATCGCCTTCACCAAGGACGGCTTCGGCCTGCTGGGCGCGCCTGCGTGCGATGTACT is from Paenarthrobacter nicotinovorans and encodes:
- a CDS encoding glutathione peroxidase; this encodes MTSLYSIPITFNDGSEGDFGRFQGKAVMVVNVASECGFTRQYAGLEELYGKYRGQGLEILGVPCNQFGGQEPGADAEIAEFCERNFGVTFPLTSKANVLGKEQHPLFAELTRDDDGQPVKVKWNFEKFVINRAGELVGRFPSAVEPDSEDLLTAVEKALA
- a CDS encoding phosphodiesterase, which translates into the protein MELIEAEYPHPGHVLLHLSDLHLVGGPGTLHGSVDSSARLQEICQQIIASRIKPAAIIFTGDLADKGELEAYKRLRVMIEPVCDALGAKAIWAMGNHDNRANFRTAFMDASEASQPQDPVDRSYFVDGLRIITLDTTVPGHHYGELSEAQLDWLAAELATPAPDGTILALHHPPVPCVQDLAVLVELRGQAALAAVVRNTDVRTILGGHLHYSTTASFAGIPVSVASATCYTQDLGVRAGGQRGRDGAQSYNMIHVYEHTIVHSVVPMSGGVTVGEPVDAAEVQRRLAAAGIRIPHESRVGAHTSPGTLTSSLPLISPKAP
- a CDS encoding stealth family protein, producing MVSDLLAVRAALDAAGIDFILVRGNDERPVIAVDWESRKDVRDALAAAFKNEPFYAMTVDARKKTSVLVADGELSANRKARIFRLYRPRVEVGGGLWYGPALGVQLELWRFEGDHLELPVENSLTRRTMLRQDAVRGTVQRHGLAWPTIENMFADHASDIDFDVDIVFSWVDGSDPEYIARRRAQQAEAVLGEGDDHEARFRQINELKYALRSVHMFAPWIRRIFIATDSPAPEWLADHPAVTIVRSEEFFADPSVLPTHNSQAVECQLHHIEGLSEHFLYSNDDMFFGRPVGPDMFFTPGGITKFIEADTRIGLGENDAERSGFENAARVNRKLLWERFGRITTRHLEHTAAPLRRSVVAQMEKEFPAEFAKTAGSRFRAADNISVTNSLYHYYALLTGRAVTQTAAKVRYVDTTMWAGLHYLPKLLAKRHMDFFCLNDGSFPEVDSEERAELVTDFLEKYFPVKAPWEK